The stretch of DNA CTTGAAGTCGAAGACGATACCGATGCCACCACTGGGCAAAAGGTCGCGGATGCCGTGGCCGAATTCGGCGGTAGTTGGCGCTTTATCTTAGGCTTTAGTGCTTTTATCGTCATCTGGACAGCTATCAATGCTTATCTTGGCGTCAAAGCGGCAGATCCCTACCCTTTTATTCTGTTGAACCTGGTTCTATCCTGCTTGGCCGCACTGCAAGCTCCGATCATTATGATGAGTCAAAATCGCCAAGAGGAAAAGGATCGACGACGAGCGCGCTCGGATTACATGATCAATTTAAAAGCTGAAATGGAAATCCGCATTCTTCATGAAAAGCTCGATGCCTTCGAACTTTCTCATAAGGAATTAATGAAAATGATTCTGCAAAACACGCCTCCGGCCAAATAGCTTCTGAAGTTGTTTTGGTATCTTAATTGCTAACCCCGTATCCAGGTTCGTTAAACACTGATACGGGAGACATTTATGCGCTTTTTTATAGGGCTGGCCATTTTGTTTACAGGATTGCAAAGCATCGCTTACCCGGGCATCGATCAATGCTGGGATATCAATAACAAACCTGTTTCAATCCAGCAGACAGTGGCGCTTGGACAGGCGGCCGAGAGTAATATTATCAATGGACTGCCAACAATTCTTTTACATCCGCAAATGATGGGGCAATATCCTCACGATGTTCAGCAATTCATTGTCGCCCATGAATGCGCCCACCATCGCCAGGGTCACGTCGTCAGAGTGCACTTCGGCGGCTCCCTCCCCATCACTTCTGAATTTGACGCTGACTGCATGGCCATTAAAACTCTCAAAGATCTGGGACTTTTAAACGCCTTCGTTTTAAGAAACATCCAGACCTTTTTAAGTTCGCTGCACGCGGATGCCACTCATCCTGGCGGAACTCATCGGGCCCAATACGCCCAACAGTGCGCTCAATAAATCCTCTGATCTTCTTAAGATTCCCCGTCCTTCGAACTCATTGGTGTGCATACAAAATCCACCTCGTTCGAAGGACCAGATATACTCTACTAAACAAGACTTCCTCATAAATAAGCGAGAAAATCCTCCGATAAGAACTGAGCAATACAACATCAACGGCATTAGCAAAACGACCACTGCCAGAAAAGTGATTACGATGACATTTTTTTCATCTCTGAAGCTAAGTTATAAATTGGGATTATCACTGGGTTTGATTATTTTAATTTTCATCGTAGCCGGTTTTTTCACCAACATCACAATGGGAAAATTGGGACAAATTCAAGATGCGGGGTCCGCCCGATTTCATGACAGCCAGGATGTGGGCTCGATCCTCGCAAGAATGGAAGGCTTTTACGCCATCGTCGGGGATGCCGTCATCAATATGAACCTGGATGAAACCCAAAAAAATCTGGTTGAATTCAAACAACAAGCTGATGCCGATATCGCGCACGTTAAAAAGATCGTCGACAGTCCCGAAGAAAGAGCCGCCGCCGAGGAGTTCGAAAAAGCCTATCGTGGGTATATTGATCTATTTGAAAGCAAGATGCTTCCCGCCTTAAAGCAGACAAGCACCATTGACGCCAATATTCGCAACATCGACGGCATGATCGATGAGCAGCGAGATTTAACTCGGAAACCCCTTGAAACCATTGCCGCCTCTTTACGGGAAGAATCCGAAAAAGGTGACAAAGAGTTTCACGATATTTTTAAAACCGGACGCCTTTGGTCTTTGCTGATCTCGGTCGGCGGAGCTGTCTTGGCGGCATTGATCGCTCTCCTACTGTCTCGGTCTTTGACGATTTCGTTAAGAGCAGTGACTCAAGTTCTTTCCACCGGTTCTTCAGAAGTCACGGCGGCATCAGGACAAATGTCCCAGGCCGCGCAAACTCTGTCGGCCTCCTCGACCGAAGCCGCGGCATCCCTGGAAGAAACAGTGGCCAGCCTTGAGCAGCTTTCAAACATGGTCAATTTAAACTCCAACAACGCCAAAGAAGCCGCTTCATTATCGCGGGAAAGCACGGCCATTGCGGAAGTGGGCGATAAAGAAATGTCAAATCTGGTTTCCGCCATGAATGAAATCTCTGACAGCTCTCGCAAAATGAGCGACATCATCACTGTCATCGACGACATCGCTTTTCAAACCAACCTTCTTGCACTGAATGCTTCTGTTGAAGCCGCTCGCGCGGGCGAACAAGGAAAAGGTTTCGCCGTCGTCGCCGAAGCCGTTCGCGCATTGGCGCAAAGAAGTGCCAGTTCAGCAAAAGAAATCGACGCTCTGATTCGGGACAGTGCTAACAAAATCAATTCGGGCGTTGATATCGCGGGAAAAAGCCGAGACACGCTAAAAAGCATCGTTACGTCAGTGCAAAAAGCCAATACTCTGACCGGTCAGATTGCCGAGGCCAGCGTGGAACAAGCGCACAGTCTTGAACAAATCAACAAAGCCATGAGTCAGTTGGACCAAGCCACCCAGAACAATGCCGCCTCTGCGGAAGAGACCGCCGCCACCTCAGAAGAGCTTTCAGCCCAAAGCGAAGTCTTGCGACGGACTGTGATCACTTTGACTGAAATCGTCGAAGGCAAAAGCTAAGGCCAAACAGTCTCCTTTTAAATTCCCGCTGGGGCCCTTTTCGGGCCCTTGTCTCAGTTTTAGACAGTTGTCTAAAAGCTCAACTCGCACCTATTAGAGCTTAGGCCCGGAACTCTTTGGAACTTTGTTTGCAACACGGGTCCGAGGGAACGTAGCTTCTAATCGGCGAGGTTTAACTATATGATAAATCGGCTTCAGACATCACGTATGTGGATTCCCCTGCTTTTGACTCTGCAGGGTTTTAACGCCATCGCCGCGGATTTAAATCCCACGATCGCGAACAAACATCTTTTGCCGAAGGCCGTGCAAGTTCAAGTCACCCAACGGGGGATGAAGTACTTTGACAATCGTCTCAGCGATCTTTTAGGAAACCTGGGTGTGAAGCTGGATGAAGGTTATTTCCCAGCTATGAGCTACACTTTTGAAAAATCGATCAACCCGGATGATTTCAAGGATTCCAATCCCGAAGCAGTTAAGATGTATGCGCAAGTTCGCCAGTTGCTGACGCAATGGCTGGTGGGCTTTTCGATGAACGATCACCGCCCCGCTATCGAGATCGGGGAATCAGGTTATATTGCCGACTTCTCGCGTTTTGGTTTGGTCACCGACGAAGCCCTGATGCAGTCCCTGGGTAAACGTGATGGAGCCGTTTTGGCCATTGAACTTGAAGTCAAAAAACTTTCTATCGCCACTCATTCCGTCAAAGCTTGGGACATGAACAATGAGTTCCTGGGACAGATCGGCCTGGAGGATGTTTCGATCACAGCGGGTGACGAAAGCACACCTTTAAAAATTCGCCTCCCCTTTTATATTCGCTCCAATGCCAATGGCGGTTTGGATTTCGAGGCTTTAGAGATCGATAACAATCTTTCACAGACGCCCATTGCCTATCAATACAAGAAGTTGATCGTTCCTCAGATTGCGGTTGAAATTAACGGCAAAAAATTCCAGTTAAATACGACGCAACTTGAT from Bdellovibrio sp. ArHS encodes:
- a CDS encoding DUF1003 domain-containing protein, coding for MDIRDILENEELQLKKMDDLVRKAIEDEHFLTKKILEVEDDTDATTGQKVADAVAEFGGSWRFILGFSAFIVIWTAINAYLGVKAADPYPFILLNLVLSCLAALQAPIIMMSQNRQEEKDRRRARSDYMINLKAEMEIRILHEKLDAFELSHKELMKMILQNTPPAK
- a CDS encoding methyl-accepting chemotaxis protein, which produces MTFFSSLKLSYKLGLSLGLIILIFIVAGFFTNITMGKLGQIQDAGSARFHDSQDVGSILARMEGFYAIVGDAVINMNLDETQKNLVEFKQQADADIAHVKKIVDSPEERAAAEEFEKAYRGYIDLFESKMLPALKQTSTIDANIRNIDGMIDEQRDLTRKPLETIAASLREESEKGDKEFHDIFKTGRLWSLLISVGGAVLAALIALLLSRSLTISLRAVTQVLSTGSSEVTAASGQMSQAAQTLSASSTEAAASLEETVASLEQLSNMVNLNSNNAKEAASLSRESTAIAEVGDKEMSNLVSAMNEISDSSRKMSDIITVIDDIAFQTNLLALNASVEAARAGEQGKGFAVVAEAVRALAQRSASSAKEIDALIRDSANKINSGVDIAGKSRDTLKSIVTSVQKANTLTGQIAEASVEQAHSLEQINKAMSQLDQATQNNAASAEETAATSEELSAQSEVLRRTVITLTEIVEGKS